From one Gossypium hirsutum isolate 1008001.06 chromosome D08, Gossypium_hirsutum_v2.1, whole genome shotgun sequence genomic stretch:
- the LOC107930457 gene encoding S-adenosylmethionine decarboxylase proenzyme gives MAFPVSAIGYEGYEKRLEISFFDPGFSVDPRGMGLRSLSKAQLDEILKPAECTIVSSLSNNHVDSYVLSESSLFVYPYKIIIKTCGTTKLLFSIPAILKLANSLSLSVQSVRYTRGSFIFPGAQPFPHRNFCEEVAILDRYFLKLGSHRKAYIMGGSDKTKTWHVYSASARMSSHSNPVYTLEMCMTGLDRKKASIFYKTHASSAASMTEHSGIRKILPHSQICDFEFDPCGYSMNSIEKGAISTIHVTPEDGFSYASFEASGYDFETLNSNKLIERVLACFKPTEFSVSLHVNMTRDDLRCRMPSYVNGYCCEKRSFEQLGNGGSVMYYSFVGGDMCVSPRSILKSCSWNEDEQSVGVRPAPYHLSAL, from the coding sequence ATGGCCTTCCCTGTCTCTGCAATCGGATATGAAGGCTATGAAAAAAGACTTGAGATTTCGTTTTTTGACCCTGGTTTTTCTGTTGATCCTCGAGGGATGGGCCTCCGTTCCTTATCCAAAGCACAATTGGATGAAATCCTAAAACCGGCTGAATGCACAATTGTTTCTTCACTATCAAACAATCATGTCGATTCATATGTTCTTTCTGAATCAAGCCTCTTTGTCTACCCATACAAAATCATCATAAAGACTTGTGGCACTACGAAATTGCTCTTTTCGATCCCTGCTATTCTGAAACTGGCCAACAGCCTTTCACTTTCTGTACAGTCTGTGAGGTACACTCGTGGGAGCTTCATATTTCCTGGGGCTCAACCATTTCCACACCGTAACTTCTGTGAGGAAGTAGCGATCCTTGATCGCTATTTTCTTAAGCTTGGTTCTCATAGAAAGGCTTATATTATGGGTGGTTCTGATAAAACAAAGACATGGCATGTTTATTCAGCTTCTGCACGAATGAGTAGTCATTCAAATCCGGTGTATACTTTAGAAATGTGCATGACCGGTTTGGACAGGAAGAAAGCCTCTATCTTTTACAAAACTCATGCAAGTTCAGCAGCTTCAATGACCGAGCATTCAGGAATCCGAAAGATTCTTCCACACTCGCAAATATGCGATTTCGAGTTCGACCCTTGCGGTTACTCCATGAATTCGATTGAAAAGGGTGCAATCTCAACAATCCATGTCACTCCAGAAGATGGTTTCAGTTATGCTAGTTTCGAGGCATCTGGTTATGATTTTGAAACTCTGAATTCGAATAAACTGATCGAGAGGGTTTTGGCTTGTTTCAAACCAACTGAGTTCTCTGTATCTCTGCATGTTAACATGACCCGAGATGACCTCAGGTGTAGGATGCCATCTTACGTGAATGGATACTGTTGCGAAAAAAGGAGCTTTGAACAGCTCGGGAATGGGGGTTCGGTCATGTACTACAGCTTTGTTGGGGGTGACATGTGTGTGTCCCCTAGGTCAATTCTGAAATCATGCAGCTGGAATGAGGATGAGCAAAGTGTTGGGGTTAGGCCTGCTCCATACCATTTGAGTGCTCTATAG
- the LOC107916727 gene encoding EVI5-like protein — protein sequence MDRSRGINDYEPGPVPSESRVDRYGFIKQNVSNSSAAEGLGKSREARRVRKWRKMIGVGGSDWKHYVRRKPHVVKRRIRKGIPDCLRGLVWQLISGSRDLLLMNPGVYEQLVIYETSASELDIIRDISRTFPTHVFFQQRHGPGQRSLYNVLKAYSVFDRAVGYVQGMGFLAGLLLLYMSEEDAFWLLVALLKGAVHAPMEGLYQVGLPLVQQYLFQFEHLVREHLPKLGEHFSREMINPSMYASQWFITVFSYSFPFPLALRIWDVFLFEGVKIVFKVGLALLKYCHDDLINLSFEKLIHALRNFPEDAMNPDILLPMAYSIKVSRSLAESKIEYEKQNRKPKIEA from the exons ATGGACAGGAGTAGAGGAATCAACGACTATGAACCCGGACCGGTTCCTTCAGAAAGCCGTGTGGACAGATATGGGTTTATAAAGCAGAATGTTAGTAATAGTAGTGCTGCAGAAGGCTTAGGAAAGAGTAG GGAAGCTAGAAGAGTTAGGAAATGGAGGAAAATGATTGGGGTTGGTGGGAGTGATTGGAAACATTATGTAAGGAGAAAGCCTCATGTTGTTAAAAGGCGTATAAGGAAAGGAATTCCCGATTGTTTAAGGGGTCTTGTTTGGCAGTTGATCTCTGGAAGCCGAGACCTTTTGCTGATGAACCCGGGGGTCTATGAG CAACTTGTAATATATGAGACATCTGCTTCAGAACTAGATATAATCCGAGATATATCCCGCACCTTTCCGACGCATGTTTTCTTTCAGCAGAGACATGGACCTGGTCAGAGGTCCCTTTACAATGTTTTGAAGGCATACTCTGTCTTCGACAGAGCTGTTGGCTATGTCCAG GGAATGGGCTTTTTAGCAGGTCTTTTACTTCTTTATATGAGTGAAGAGGATGCATTTTGGTTATTGGTTGCATTACTAAAAGGAGCTGTTCATGCTCCTATGGAAGGATTATATCAG GTGGGGCTGCCTCTTGTACAGCAATACCTGTTTCAGTTTGAGCACTTAGTGAGGGAGCACTTGCCAAAGCTGGGTGAGCATTTTAGCCGGGAGATGATAAATCCAAGCATGTATGCTAGCCAGTGGTTCATAACTGTATTCTCATACTCTTTCCCATTTCCTTTGGCTCTTCGAATTTGGGATGTATTTCTCTTTGAG ggTGTTAAGATTGTCTTTAAAGTTGGTTTGGCCCTTTTGAAGTACTGCCATGATGATTTG ATAAATTTATCCTTTGAGAAACTCATTCATGCTTTGCGTAACTTCCCGGAGGATGCAATGAATCCTGATATATTGCTGCCCATGGCTTATTCAATCAAG GTATCCCGGAGCTTAGCAGAATCGAAAATCGAGTACGAGAAGCAAAATAGAAAGCCAAAGATTGAAGCATAA
- the LOC107916733 gene encoding WD repeat domain-containing protein 83 codes for MSTSELPRKEANVLKGHEGAVLAARFNSDGNYCLSCGKDRTIRLWNPHRGIHIKTYKSHGREVRDVHVTLDNSKLCSCGGDRQIFYWDVSTGRVIRKFRGHDGEVNAVKFNEYASVVVSAGYDRSLRAWDCRSHSTEPIQIIDSFLDTVMSVCLTKTEIIGGSVDGTVRTFDIRIGREISDDLGQPVNCISLSNDNNCILANCLDSTLRLLDRSTGELLQEYKGHACKSYKMDCCLTNSDAHVTGGSEDGSIFFWDLVDASVVSKFRAHSSVVTSVSYHPKDNCMITSSVDGTVRVWKT; via the coding sequence atgagcaCATCGGAGCTGCCAAGGAAAGAAGCCAATGTCCTAAAAGGCCACGAAGGTGCAGTTTTAGCGGCCAGATTCAACAGCGATGGCAATTATTGCCTCAGCTGCGGCAAAGACCGCACCATCCGTCTTTGGAACCCCCACCGTGGCATCCACATCAAAACCTACAAATCTCACGGCCGCGAAGTACGCGACGTCCATGTCACCCTGGATAACTCTAAGCTGTGTTCTTGTGGTGGAGACAGACAGATTTTCTATTGGGATGTTTCCACCGGTCGTGTTATTCGCAAGTTTCGTGGCCATGACGGTGAGGTAAACGCGGTGAAGTTTAACGAGTATGCATCTGTGGTAGTATCTGCTGGTTATGATAGATCGTTGCGTGCTTGGGACTGTAGGTCTCACAGCACTGAACCCATACAGATAATTGACTCGTTTTTGGACACTGTTATGTCTGTATGTTTAACCAAGACCGAAATTATTGGTGGGAGTGTTGATGGAACTGTTCGAACATTTGATATTCGTATCGGTCGAGAAATATCAGATGACTTAGGGCAACCTGTCAACTGTATCTCATTGTCAAATGACAATAACTGCATATTAGCTAATTGCTTGGATTCAACTTTACGACTTTTAGATAGGTCCACAGGTGAACTATTGCAAGAATATAAAGGACATGCTTGCAAGTCCTACAAAATGGATTGCTGCCTAACCAACAGTGATGCGCATGTAACTGGTGGATCTGAGGATGGCTCGATTTTCTTCTGGGATTTAGTAGATGCATCTGTGGTTTCAAAATTTCGAGCTCATTCATCAGTGGTAACAAGTGTGAGTTACCACCCGAAAGACAACTGTATGATAACCTCCTCCGTGGATGGCACTGTTCGAGTTTGGAAAACATGA